The following coding sequences lie in one Candidatus Kryptobacter tengchongensis genomic window:
- a CDS encoding chromosome partitioning protein, ParB family, whose translation MDMPRAKWKIYPANDELPDDVKNLAKQIENDGGTVLTIYQEPYGKNWQIFALLPLEKVKPTPFQRDLSSSHVKRLQEVIEQVKRFIDPIVAVRYGDGEYWTPNGNHRREALLQLGAKEIPAIIIPDMSVAFHILSLNTEKAHNLKEKALEVIRMYRGLLETNGKISEMDYAFQFEEAYLITLGLIYEKHLKFSGSAYVPILKKVDNFIDAPLPEALSEREKRADLLKEVDDVIEPIVHSLRERGINHPFLKQAVVSKVNPIKRKRIATVEYNDLFKQMKKALEKLDPSTITMEELIALASEMSGWTD comes from the coding sequence ATGGATATGCCAAGAGCAAAATGGAAAATATATCCAGCTAATGATGAATTACCAGATGATGTTAAAAATCTCGCAAAACAAATTGAAAATGATGGAGGCACCGTTTTAACAATTTACCAGGAACCATATGGAAAAAATTGGCAAATTTTCGCGCTCCTTCCACTTGAAAAAGTAAAACCAACACCATTCCAAAGAGATCTATCATCCTCACATGTGAAAAGACTTCAAGAGGTAATTGAACAGGTCAAAAGATTCATAGATCCAATCGTTGCAGTAAGATATGGCGACGGTGAATATTGGACACCAAATGGGAACCACAGAAGAGAAGCTCTACTTCAACTTGGAGCAAAGGAAATACCAGCAATTATAATCCCCGATATGTCAGTTGCATTCCACATCCTATCTCTTAACACAGAAAAAGCACACAACCTCAAGGAGAAAGCACTTGAAGTTATAAGAATGTATAGAGGCTTGCTTGAGACAAACGGGAAAATTTCTGAGATGGATTACGCTTTCCAATTTGAAGAGGCTTATCTTATAACACTTGGTTTAATTTATGAAAAACATCTTAAATTCAGCGGTTCAGCTTATGTACCGATACTCAAAAAAGTTGACAACTTCATTGATGCACCACTTCCAGAAGCTCTGAGCGAGAGAGAAAAAAGAGCGGATCTTCTTAAAGAAGTTGATGATGTAATTGAACCCATTGTACACAGCTTAAGAGAAAGAGGTATAAATCACCCATTCCTAAAACAAGCAGTTGTTTCAAAAGTTAATCCGATCAAAAGAAAACGAATTGCAACAGTTGAATACAATGATTTGTTCAAACAGATGAAGAAAGCACTTGAAAAACTTGATCCATCTACGATAACCATGGAGGAACTCATTGCTCTTGCTTCTGAAATGAGCGGATGGACTGATTAA